One Engraulis encrasicolus isolate BLACKSEA-1 chromosome 4, IST_EnEncr_1.0, whole genome shotgun sequence genomic window, taaaaatgtctatttctggaaattcaaaatggtagaccatggacaagatcccccttttcatgtatgaaaagtgcattttttccccgtcataatgaatacttggaatttgatggtggtggtaagtattaatgaaaaaggtaacgttagtgaatgggtagcatgaattctggaaataaacaactacaaatcttacacagagTACCTTTAAAGCTAAATGTTGGCTAATCCCCAATAtctcatgatgcacaaatgattCAATTATTTTGCAAGCAGGCCtatctgcaaaaaaaaatgaaaaccactACTTATAGCCAGACAAGCCAAATATTTTCTGTGCCATGGGACATGTCTAGCCAAAATATGCTCTTTTGAGGTTTGCATATTAAAAACTATACTTCACTGTTGGACAGGAGTTATGTAACTTAAGTTAGGTGCTTGTAAGAGAAAGTCTAGTTTGTGGCTATACAAGCAAGGGATTCGGGAGGTTGAAGGGAGGAATTATAGCTATTTGATACAAGATCAAGATTAACAATTATTGGTCGCagaggaaatttgtcttggacaatcGCAAACCTGCTGCATACAAACACAACACcagacaagaaaaacaaaacacataaagactcaataaataaatcaagccTGCGTTAGGTAGTTATGTCCGAACACCAGCAAGGGTGAttgccttcaatgtaggcctaaagcgcatgggggaaatcctggtttgtgttcatagtatggccctttgAGGACAGAAGTCAATATGTTAACTGTTCACCATCAGCTTCTGTGAATGTAGCTGTGTTCAGAGTTTTATACTGCTCTAGCTGCATAGCAAACCGACTGCTCCAAACATGCATGAAGTCAGATTGCTTGAAAAcattaaaatgtaaaatgaaGAGGCTAAAAAAATTCTCATGTGCTGTTCAGAAAGAAACTAGACTGCCAATACTTATAAACTTTTTATTAATGAATCTGAGAGTCTTTAATACATCTTGAAAGAGGTGACCTTAAAGTCCCCCTTGACCCTAACATAGTTGATGATATCCAGGCCTTCCCTGTTGGGGAACTGGATCTCCTTCCCATCAGGCAGCTCGACCTCAAAATAGTCGCCAGCCAGCTTCACAATAATCTGGACCAGGAAAACACATACATGTTTACATGATATACATGGCCTTTGATACCTCATTCAATTGTATAGATTTATGCACAAAATTGGCTAAATAGCTCTAATCATCGTTTTAAACCTTTGCAGCGGTGTCGGGCTCAAATGGGTTCTTCTCGTGCCTTTCCTCCTCACCCCAAACGCTCTCATGTTTGGAGTTGCAGACAATTGCAGAGTCATCCTCTTGAAAGCGTGGATTGAAGTGAAGGGCCAGGTTGTCATTATCAGCACCAAGATCAATCTGGAACCTGCCAGAGTCAGACAAACAAAACagtctaaataaataaaaattggaTTGATCACATTTGGTGGAATGAAGCTGTGGTTCTCACGGTACAACAGATCCGATTAGAATTTGTAAAATTATTAGATACGTTTTTACCTTTCTGGATCATTAGCAACTTTCCCCTGTATTTTCAGTTGATCTCCAGCTTTCAGATCTATATTCCGGAACTCACACTCCTGCACAGACATAAAAAAATATCCAGATCAGTCAGCTGAATCTGATAAAGGAAATGTTCCAACAAATACCTTCAAAATATACAAGCTTACCATATCTGTGAGGATGCTTCAGGTTTCTAATGAGATGGTGTCTTGATGGTCCAGATCTGTATGGTTTAGGTAAACATAGGCCTAGTTAGTAAAACAAGCTACACAAATCACACTGCCAGAAGTCACATAGTTGCAAACAATAATTTCTTCCACATAGACAAACTAAGCATGCATGTGATTAAGTAAAAGTCCTTTGCACACCAACACAGCAAGCTCATGGCATTTCTAAGCCGAAGCAAGTCAGTGAAAAGGGAGACTGAATACACCCTGCATTGCTTACAACAATCTGCAGAGGCAGTGTCACGCACTGAATTCTCCAAAGTAAACAGCAAAGCAAATCCAAAGGAGGAAGAGTTATCTCCGAAAAGGTATAGCTGCTAACGCATCAGTCAACAGGCAAACAGTGCCCCAAACCACGAGTTCTAGCTGTGGCACTCAATTAGGAGACCCTGATCTCAGCTCAATTTCACAAAGAACACAGGAAAGTCAACCTAAATAGGAAGGGAAAAGAGGTGATTGGGCCAGGTAAATAAGGAGTGGGCGGAGCTGTAAACAAAATGAGCAAATTAATGAAAAGGCAGGTGTGTCACGTTGCAGTGACTAATTGAATATGTTGGCCATTCTATGCCATCCATTTAGGCCTACCATCTTTTGCCATACCCGGACTGCatgttcatggtttttttggcatgatttctttcttcttttcttccttctttcttcctttttattaTTGAAATAAAGTTAAAAAGGAATGTAAACAACAAGTGTGACAAAAGAAGTGCATTTTGCAGttgaagtattattattattattattgtaggggcttttatgcctttatttgacaggacagttgaagatgttgacaggaagtgaatgggacagagagacaggggaggattgggaaattaccctggccggacttgaaccggggtccccgccCCTGTGGGTGGGCATCAAGCCTAAATGTGGGGGGTTTAAATGTGCAGTTGAATTAAAACTGAACAATTTgccttttttaaatgattttgaaAGCTTTGAGCTTTCATGACTTTCAGAGAGagtcaggaaatgagtggaagagagagagagagggaggatcaggaaatgactgcAAGTGGGAATCAAGCAGGTCCCTGGAGCAGTGATGGCC contains:
- the LOC134446925 gene encoding galectin-2-like isoform X2; the encoded protein is MECEFRNIDLKAGDQLKIQGKVANDPERFQIDLGADNDNLALHFNPRFQEDDSAIVCNSKHESVWGEEERHEKNPFEPDTAAKIIVKLAGDYFEVELPDGKEIQFPNREGLDIINYVRVKGDFKVTSFKMY
- the LOC134446925 gene encoding galectin-2-like isoform X1 is translated as MSVQECEFRNIDLKAGDQLKIQGKVANDPERFQIDLGADNDNLALHFNPRFQEDDSAIVCNSKHESVWGEEERHEKNPFEPDTAAKIIVKLAGDYFEVELPDGKEIQFPNREGLDIINYVRVKGDFKVTSFKMY